The following DNA comes from Terriglobia bacterium.
TTCACGGATGCATCGCCACCTTCGGTTTCCGGCACGTTGAGCGGCGCGTCCCAGAAGGTGTTCCATTTCTGCTGGTCAATCATGGCCTGCGTGACGTTGCCGTAAGCGTGCTTCAGCGCGCCGAGCATCGTGCGATCAATGCGGCGCTTACCGCTGGTGACCTGAAACTCCGGCTGCAGATCACGGCCCAGGATGACCCACTGGCCGCCCGGCTTTCGCGCGGCAAGCTCCTGCAATGTGGGCACGCCATCGCGCAAGGTGAACTGGGCACGTAGCGTTTCGCCACGCTCTCCCTGCCAGTCGACTTGCAGGGCGCTTCCGTGGACTTCCGCCTTCAGCCCGTCGAGCGGCTTGTAATTTTGCAGGTTGCACCGGAGCGCCTGCGCGGCCGCGAGTGCCGGCAGCATGGCGATGGATAGAATGAGTCCACAGATTCTCACGTTGTCCTCCCGAGGTGCCAACTTTGTTGGGTAAGACTATACGCGACACAAGGCGGTGTAATGCAAGGAATTTTTCTGGCGGGAGGCGAGTCGGGAAATTTCGTTTAGTGTTGTGACTGAAGCATCAGCGCGAAGTGTCTTTTTGTCTGAAAAATTCACCACAGAGAGCACAGAGGACGGGGAGAAAACCGGGCGCGCGACGCCTAAGTCAATGCGCTCAGGGCATGTAGCTGGCACAAAGGCTTTTGAGCAGGAAAACCGGCCGGGGTTAATTCGAAGTGGCAACCGGCTGATTGCAGTAAGTCAGCCAGCCGAACTTATCTTCGGCGCGGCCTTCCACGATTTCGAGGTAACGCTCCTGCAGCTCCCGAGTGACGGCGCCGGGCTGGCCCTTGCCCACCACAATGCGATCGACGGAGCGGATGGGGGTCACTTCCGCCGCCGTTCCGGTAAAGAAGACTTCATCGGCGATGTAGAGGATTTCGCGGGCAAGCACCTGCTCCACCACGGGGATTCCGGCTTCTTCGGCGAGCTGGATGATGGAAGCGCGAGTAATGCCCGGCAGCACGGACGACCCGAGCGGCGGCGTGTAGATCTTTCCGTTGCGCACCACAAAAATATTTTCCCCGCTGCCTTCGCTGATGTTGCCCGAGTGGTCGAGCGCAATGCCTTCCACGTACCCGTTGGTGATGGCTTCCATCTTGATGAGCTGCGCGTTCATGTAATTGGCGGCGGCCTTGGCCATGGCCGGCAGCGTGTTGGGCGCAATGCGGTTCCAGGAGCTGACGCAGACGTCCACACCCTGTTTCAGCGCCTCATCGCCCAGATACTTGCCCCACTTCCAGGCCAGCAGGTAAATCTCCACCGGGTTCTTCAGCGGGCTCACTCCCAGGCTGTCGTAGCCGCGGAAAATCAGCGGGCGAATGTAGCACGATCTGACGCTGTTTACTCGCACCAGGTCAATCATGGCCTGCTTGAGCTGCTCGCGCGTAAAGCCCGGCTCGGTGCGATAAATTTTGGAGGAATCCAGCAGGCGGCCGACGTGCGCGTCCAGATGGAGGATGGCTGCGCCTTGCGGCGTCTCGTAGGTCCGGATACCCTCAAACAGGCAGGAGCCGTAGCTGACCACGTGGGAGGCTACATGGATAGTTGCCTCGCTCCAGGAGATGAACTTGCCGTTGTGCCAGGCCTTTTCGTAAAAGTCCAATGCCATAAACAGCGCTCCTTCCACCGCGGCCGGCCCGCAGGCAATGTTTCAATGCTCCTGTCCAGGGGGCCAAGGTATTCCCAACATTATATCACGGACGCCGTCCCTCTTTGGCCTTCGACGCGCCCATTGCGCCTCCCACACGCGCTCCTTTCCGAGCGCCTGTTGCGCCGTGGTGAACACAGCCTGACTTGTGGAACCCACGCGCCTCTAGAACTTCCATAGCGGACGACGGACACAAACTGAGGCCGGGCTTGACGGAATGCCATACAATAACGGGGCCAACGAAAACGGGGCTTGGCTGAGATTCAGGCGATGGGGGAGGCGGAGATGAAGAGGCGGGACTTTCTGGCATCATCGCTGGCGGCTTCGGCGCCGCCCGGGATGACCCCTGGCGAGCCGGCGGGGGCGAATGGCCGCGAATTTTACGAGTTGCGGTTTTACGGGCTCCATCGCGGGCCGGGCGCGCAATTAACCAACGACTATCTGCGCGATGCCGCAATTCCGGCGCTGAATCGCGCGGGCATCAAGCCGGTGGGCGTGTTCGAGATGCTCGTCGGGCCGGGAAGCCCATCGCTCTACGTGCTGATTCCGCACCCCTCGGCCGCCTCGTTGCTGACGGCGTGGGAGCGCGTGCGCGCGGACAACGAATACCTGGAACGCGGCGCTGCCTTCCTGAACGCTCCAGCCTCAAATCCGCCGTTTGTGCGCGTTGGGAGCGAGTTTATGGTCGCGTTTGAAACGCATCCGCGCATCACGCCTCCGGCCCAGGGGCCGCGCGTCTTCGAACTGCGCACTTACGATAACGCCACCAAGAAGGCCAACCTGACCAAAATCAAAATGTTTAACACGGGAGAAATCGATATCTTCAAGAAGGTCGGTTTTCATCCGGTGTTCTTCGGTGAAAAATTGATTGGCCAGCGCTGGCCCAACTTGACTTACATGCTGGCGTCGGAAAGCGTGGAGGACCGGAATAAGCGCTGGGCCGCGTTCGGGACGGACCCGGATTGGAAGAAGCTGCGGGCGACGCCCGGCTATTCGGATGACGAGATTGTTTCAAACATCACCAACGTGCTGCTGCGCCCGGCGGCGTATTCGCAGGTGTGAGGGCGGGGACGAATGGGCGCGAGGTTGCGTGGTCTCTCCAGCATGCCCGCGCTTCGGCATATTTGCAGAGTTCATATCGGGTTCCCGGGCCTTGAAGTATGGCAATCCAGGAAGGCGAGCTATCACGGAAATTCACATTCGCATGGAGGTCAATTGATGAAGCGGCGCGACTTTCTCGCATCAACTCTTGCAGTGTCAGCGGGACTGGCATCGGCTCCCGTGGACGGCGCTGAGGAGTCAAAGGCGGCGCGCGACTACTACGAGCTCAGGTTCTACCAGCTTACCAACGGCGCCAAGGTGAAGCTCATGCACAGTTATCTGCGCGAGGCGGCAATTCCGGCCCTCAACCGGATGGGCATCGACCCGGTGGGCGTATTCAATACCGTGGTGGGACCGATCAGCCCATCGCTTTACGTGCTGCTGCCGCACCGCTCGCTGGAGTCCGTTGCGACGCTCGAGGAGCGCCTGCGCGCCGATGCCGAATATGTCAAGAACGGCGCGGAATTCCTGAATGCTCCAGCATCGGACCCCGCTTACGTACGCTATGAGAGTTCGCTGATGAAGGCGTTTGATTGTCATCCGCGGATTACGGTCCCGCCCAAAGGCAAGCGCATTTTTGAACTTCGTACCTACGAGAGCTCCAGCAAGAATTACAACTTGAACAAAGTGGAGATGTTCGGCAGCGGCGAAGTGGACATCTTTATCCGTAGCGGATTTCATCCCGTGTTTTTCGGCGAAAAGCTGATCGGCGACCGGATGCCAAACCTTACTTACATGCTGTCGATTGGCAGCATCGAAGAGCGCGAAAAGGCGTGGCAGGCCTTCAGCTCGGACGCTCAATGGAAGGCGCTGACGGTATCGCCTAAATTTTCTTCCGGGCCGAACGTGGTGAACATCACGAACTATTTTCTGGCGCCAGCGCCTTATTCCCAGGTGTGATGCGCCTCGGCACGCGTGAAAGTTCCGATGGACGTTTGCGCTGGTTCTGTGCAGAATTAGTGACTTACTGAGGATTACAAAATATGGTGACAAGATCATTTGTAGCGTCGCCGTCCCGGCGCTACGGAAGTCCGTCAATCTATTATGCAATCCTCATTAGGGCCCGATAGCGACCTGACGACCAAGGGCCGAAATCCGGATTGGGGGAGAAAGGAAACCGTATGAAATATGTTGTGGCGGGCTTGCTGATGATTTCGGTTTACGTTCCTGCATTTGCGCAGGGCCGCGAGGACCAGAGGCTGAACCGATCGGCGGAAATTCTTCAAGAGATCATGAAGACGCCTGAGAAGGGAATTCCTCAGGACCTTCTGGACAAAGCTGTGTGTGTTGCCATCGTACCATCTTACAAGAAGGTTGCTTTTGGGTTCGGCGCCAGCGGCGGCAAGGG
Coding sequences within:
- a CDS encoding branched-chain amino acid transaminase, whose protein sequence is MALDFYEKAWHNGKFISWSEATIHVASHVVSYGSCLFEGIRTYETPQGAAILHLDAHVGRLLDSSKIYRTEPGFTREQLKQAMIDLVRVNSVRSCYIRPLIFRGYDSLGVSPLKNPVEIYLLAWKWGKYLGDEALKQGVDVCVSSWNRIAPNTLPAMAKAAANYMNAQLIKMEAITNGYVEGIALDHSGNISEGSGENIFVVRNGKIYTPPLGSSVLPGITRASIIQLAEEAGIPVVEQVLAREILYIADEVFFTGTAAEVTPIRSVDRIVVGKGQPGAVTRELQERYLEIVEGRAEDKFGWLTYCNQPVATSN
- a CDS encoding NIPSNAP family protein, whose product is MKRRDFLASSLAASAPPGMTPGEPAGANGREFYELRFYGLHRGPGAQLTNDYLRDAAIPALNRAGIKPVGVFEMLVGPGSPSLYVLIPHPSAASLLTAWERVRADNEYLERGAAFLNAPASNPPFVRVGSEFMVAFETHPRITPPAQGPRVFELRTYDNATKKANLTKIKMFNTGEIDIFKKVGFHPVFFGEKLIGQRWPNLTYMLASESVEDRNKRWAAFGTDPDWKKLRATPGYSDDEIVSNITNVLLRPAAYSQV
- a CDS encoding NIPSNAP family protein encodes the protein MKRRDFLASTLAVSAGLASAPVDGAEESKAARDYYELRFYQLTNGAKVKLMHSYLREAAIPALNRMGIDPVGVFNTVVGPISPSLYVLLPHRSLESVATLEERLRADAEYVKNGAEFLNAPASDPAYVRYESSLMKAFDCHPRITVPPKGKRIFELRTYESSSKNYNLNKVEMFGSGEVDIFIRSGFHPVFFGEKLIGDRMPNLTYMLSIGSIEEREKAWQAFSSDAQWKALTVSPKFSSGPNVVNITNYFLAPAPYSQV